The Streptomyces sp. NBC_01244 genome contains a region encoding:
- a CDS encoding alpha-galactosidase has protein sequence MPPRLRASLPCLTAAALLALALCPAPAAAEPHEPNATSATPLALTPPMGWNNWAHYMCDIDEAKVVANADALVATGLAAKGYDTVTIDDCWMTKSRDAEGNLVVDTQKFPHGMAWLGAYLHDRKLKFGIYQDAGSLTCERYPGSGSPEGGGPDHYARDARQFASWEVDYVKMDGCNLWVPEGKTKEQAYRDAYNSVAKALRDSGRDMVLSASAPAYFQQGEWGGSDWHKVIDWVGETGQLWREGRDIKVYKPTAPSTSRWSSVMGNYGYNRWLGRYAGPGNWNDPDFLIAGAPGLSPAESRSQVGLWAMMAAPFILSSQVSELTPEGLAALGNTDLIALDQDPMGVQGAVVSSNATFDILVRPLAGGDRAVAVLNRSAAARDIRVPLDELGLGLGSCTVDAKNLWTGEIREVSDTLTGTLAAHDTGVWRLTPRTGCAEAVPTGQIAGRGAGTSAACADGANTTGVGAVVMAACTGAPDQRWTLGRYGSLRLAGACLSAGEEGLVELADCSGDQRRREPGQSWTPRRDGALVEDASGLCLTAPAPAAAPAEPGTPAERLRLTPCGDHQVDQAWALPV, from the coding sequence GTGCCGCCTCGCCTGCGTGCGTCGCTCCCCTGTCTGACCGCGGCCGCCCTGCTCGCCCTCGCGCTCTGCCCCGCCCCCGCGGCGGCCGAGCCCCACGAGCCCAACGCGACTTCTGCCACCCCGCTCGCGCTCACCCCGCCCATGGGCTGGAACAACTGGGCGCACTACATGTGCGACATCGACGAGGCCAAGGTCGTGGCGAACGCGGACGCGCTCGTGGCCACCGGCCTGGCCGCCAAGGGCTACGACACCGTCACCATCGACGACTGCTGGATGACCAAGAGCCGTGACGCCGAGGGCAATCTGGTCGTCGACACGCAGAAGTTCCCGCACGGCATGGCCTGGCTCGGCGCGTACCTGCACGACAGGAAGCTGAAGTTCGGCATCTACCAGGACGCCGGCTCGCTCACCTGCGAGCGCTACCCCGGCAGCGGCTCCCCGGAGGGTGGCGGCCCCGACCACTACGCCCGCGACGCCCGGCAGTTCGCCTCCTGGGAGGTGGACTACGTCAAGATGGACGGCTGCAACCTCTGGGTGCCCGAGGGCAAGACCAAGGAACAGGCCTACCGGGACGCCTACAACTCCGTGGCCAAGGCGCTGCGCGACAGCGGCCGGGACATGGTGCTGTCCGCTTCGGCGCCCGCCTATTTCCAGCAGGGCGAGTGGGGCGGATCCGACTGGCACAAGGTGATCGACTGGGTCGGCGAGACCGGCCAGCTATGGCGCGAGGGCCGGGACATCAAGGTCTACAAGCCGACCGCCCCGAGCACCTCGCGTTGGAGCTCGGTCATGGGCAACTACGGCTACAACCGCTGGCTGGGCCGGTACGCGGGCCCCGGCAACTGGAACGACCCCGACTTCCTGATCGCGGGCGCCCCCGGACTCAGCCCGGCGGAGAGCCGCAGCCAGGTCGGCCTGTGGGCCATGATGGCCGCGCCGTTCATCCTGTCCTCGCAGGTCTCCGAGCTCACCCCCGAAGGGCTCGCCGCCCTCGGCAACACCGATCTGATCGCGCTGGACCAGGACCCGATGGGCGTCCAGGGCGCGGTGGTCTCCTCGAACGCCACCTTCGACATCCTGGTGCGACCGCTGGCCGGCGGGGACCGTGCGGTCGCCGTGCTCAACCGGTCCGCCGCCGCCCGCGACATCCGCGTACCGCTCGACGAGCTCGGGCTGGGGCTGGGTTCCTGCACCGTCGATGCGAAGAACCTGTGGACCGGTGAGATCCGCGAGGTGTCCGACACCCTGACCGGGACACTGGCCGCGCACGACACCGGTGTCTGGCGGCTCACCCCGCGCACCGGCTGCGCCGAGGCCGTGCCCACCGGACAGATCGCCGGCCGGGGCGCCGGCACGAGCGCCGCCTGCGCCGACGGGGCGAACACCACCGGCGTCGGCGCCGTCGTGATGGCCGCCTGTACGGGCGCACCCGACCAGCGCTGGACCCTGGGCCGGTACGGCAGCCTGCGCCTGGCCGGCGCCTGCCTGTCGGCGGGCGAGGAGGGCCTCGTGGAACTGGCCGACTGCTCGGGCGATCAGCGGCGCCGCGAGCCGGGCCAGAGCTGGACCCCCCGCCGCGACGGGGCCCTGGTCGAGGACGCGAGCGGGCTGTGCCTGACGGCGCCGGCGCCCGCGGCGGCCCCCGCCGAACCGGGCACCCCCGCCGAGCGGCTCCGGCTGACGCCCTGCGGCGACCACCAGGTCGACCAGGCGTGGGCCCTGCCGGTCTGA
- a CDS encoding TetR/AcrR family transcriptional regulator encodes MPRRSAALDRATPEAIASAALRILDEQGPAALSFRALAERLEVSHATVQRRCADLAGLLDLCTEHLAAQLPQIPAAAGWAEATEQRFTALYRLLAAHPGLMILRGGRPWLGRQLLARLVEPALADSVAAGMTPAEAMTAYRRMYLLTLGSAAFVDHRDPAAATAASRAALAALDPAEFPVLSAGLADVLPALTDHEVYYGALRQLIEANRPAGA; translated from the coding sequence ATGCCGAGAAGATCAGCGGCCCTGGACCGCGCCACACCCGAGGCGATCGCCTCCGCCGCCCTGCGGATCCTCGACGAGCAGGGGCCCGCCGCGCTCAGCTTCCGCGCGCTCGCCGAGCGGCTCGAGGTCTCGCACGCCACGGTCCAGCGCCGCTGCGCCGACCTCGCCGGCCTGCTCGACCTCTGCACCGAACACCTCGCCGCCCAGTTGCCGCAGATCCCCGCCGCGGCGGGCTGGGCCGAAGCCACCGAGCAGCGGTTCACCGCCCTCTACCGGCTCCTCGCGGCCCACCCCGGGCTGATGATCCTGCGCGGCGGCCGCCCCTGGCTCGGCCGGCAGCTGCTCGCCCGCCTCGTGGAACCGGCGCTCGCCGACAGTGTGGCCGCCGGGATGACCCCCGCCGAGGCGATGACCGCGTACCGGCGGATGTACCTGCTGACCCTGGGCAGCGCGGCCTTCGTCGACCACCGGGACCCGGCCGCCGCCACCGCGGCCTCGCGTGCGGCGCTGGCCGCCCTGGACCCCGCCGAGTTCCCCGTGCTCTCGGCCGGGCTGGCCGACGTACTGCCCGCCCTGACCGACCACGAGGTGTACTACGGCGCCCTGCGCCAGCTGATCGAGGCGAACCGGCCCGCCGGAGCCTGA